Proteins from a single region of Apostichopus japonicus isolate 1M-3 chromosome 21, ASM3797524v1, whole genome shotgun sequence:
- the LOC139962472 gene encoding uronyl 2-sulfotransferase-like isoform X2 — translation MIITILYLIGFKPKQMISLSTGFIVFVAMTVTLLLGIHVTMNYSNTVNVKVAIIQNMDPRGLLSQVKNDDIVTSQGDEDDNYGSVLDSADDELTNIDDGNEEMNMHEVVGNISTWNPNTKGKKGVDHHPNNTPDTSYLYGKCITGRNHILLYNRVPKCGSRTLLSLTDTLAERYGYRKPAEIIVSRSKWQNKNMEVPYHDIVRKRLRNAPVTSVIHGHIYFIDFSRDKLVLPHKRPIYLNLIRDPFDRLVSQYYFVRFGDGKFTNLKQLHKMTHPRHINESFNDCVERDRPECIGPYVQSLMVNYFCGYGPECQQPTEGALEKAKQNVDKYVVVGVVEEYEDFLKVLEKLLPDFFGGILKEFKTSTERRREKKMKAKKKSPVTPEVKERITALLELDYKFYNHTRERFHQLKRTLGIE, via the exons ATGATAATCACTATACTTTACCTAATCGGGTTCAAACCGAAGCAGATGATTAGTCTCTCAACCGGTTTCATCGTCTTCGTCGCCATGACAGTAACACTCTTATTAGGCATCCATGTGACCATGAACTACAGTAACACCGTTAATGTCAAAGTAGCAATAATACAGAACATGGACCCTCGTGGTTTACTAAGTCAAGTGAAAAATGACGATATCGTGACGTCACAAGGAGACGAGGACGATAATTACGGTTCTGTGTTGGATTCAGCTGATGACGAGTTAACAAATATCGACGATGGGAACGAGgagatgaatatgcatgaagtaGTAGGGAATATTAGTACTTGGAACCCAAATACGAAAGGAAAGAAGG GTGTTGATCACCATCCTAACAACACACCAGATACATCATATCTATATGGAAAATGTATCACAGGACGG AATCACATCCTTCTGTATAACCGGGTCCCAAAATGCGGTAGTAGAACTCTTCTGTCGTTAACCGACACATTGGCCGAGAGATACGGATATCGGAAACCTGCTGAAATTATTGTATCACGGTCTAAATGG caaaacaaaaatatggaagTACCGTACCATGACATTGTCAGAAAACGTCTGCGCAATGCACCAGTTACATCCGTAATTCATGGACATATATACTTCATAGACTTCAGCAGGGATAAACTTGTACTACC CCATAAAAGACCCATTTATCTCAACCTCATTCGGGATCCTTTCGACCGTCTCGTCTCTCAGTATTATTTCGTTCGTTTTGGAGATGGAAAATTTACTAATCTCAAGCAACTTCACAAGATGACTCATCCTAGGCATATTAACGAG AGTTTTAACGATTGTGTAGAGCGTGACCGCCCAGAGTGTATCGGTCCATACGTACAGAGCCTGATGGTGAACTATTTTTGTGGGTATGGTCCAGAGTGTCA GCAACCTACAGAGGGCGCTCTGGAAAAAGCGAAACAGAATGTGGACAAATATGTCGTCGTGGGAGTTGTTGAAGAGTATGAAGACTTTTTGAAAGTGCTGGAGAAATTATTACCGGATTTTTTCGGTGGGATCTTAAAGGAATTTAAAACCTCAACGGAGA gacggagagaaaagaaaatgaaagcgAAGAAGAAAAGTCCAGTGACACCCGAAGTCAAAGAAAGAATAACAGCTCTGCTTGAATTGGACTATAAGTTTTATAATCACACCCGAGAACGATTTCATCAACTAAAGCGTACTTTAGGAATAGAGTAG
- the LOC139962471 gene encoding transmembrane protein 50A-like, whose product MSGCLDNMDCRMPECCESVAERRNTIASIVSGVFFFVGWWIFIDAAVYDASMPPKDLELWLITIGVVSTIAFFFVNAVSNGQIRGDSYSGGCLGQTGARIWLFIGFLLSFAGLIASMWILFQIYVIDKADMKDRVWPGVAVFLQNLFIFVASIIFKFGRSEDQWE is encoded by the exons ATGTCGGGCTGTTTAGATAACATGGACTGCCGCATGCCGGAGTGCTGCGAATCTGTGGCAGAAAGGAGAAACACGATTGCATCCATTGTGTCAGGAGTATTT TTCTTTGTAGGATGGTGGATTTTCATCGATGCAGCGGTTTATGACGCTTCCATGCCACCCAAGGACCTTGAATTGTGGTTAATAACTATTGGAGTGGTATCAACTATTGCATTCTTCTT CGTTAATGCGGTTTCAAACGGTCAGATTCGGGGAGACTCCTACAGTGGTGGATGCCTGGGACAAACAG GGGCTCGTATCTGGCTGTTCATCGGTTTCCTTCTTTCATTCGCTGGCCTCATAGCCTCCATGTGGATTTTGTTCCAGATCTATGTCATTGATA AAGCTGATATGAAAGACCGTGTCTGGCCAGGTGTAGCCGTGTTTTTACAAAATCTCTTCATATTCGTGGC GAGCATCATATTTAAATTTGGCAGGTCCGAAGACCAATGGGAGTGA